One Longimicrobiales bacterium genomic window carries:
- a CDS encoding dipeptide epimerase, translating to MKLSWETFDLRTAHAFSIARLKAPPVRRAVWVRITDADGTEGWGEAAPNVYYGETAETVEAVLTRYVAAVEEASAGDPFALERIEQAVELAVGRNPAARVAVSAALHDLVGRRLGVPVWKLWGLSPDTTPASSFTLGLTTPDELRQWVRDAAGYPILKLKVGSPGDEELLRVVREEAPDAVIRIDANTGWTLKAAVARLPLLHELGVELIEQPFRADDIESFRVLRAESPIPVVADESCRTVADIPRLVGAVDGVNIKLEKCGSLREAVRMVHVARAHGMQVMLGCMVTSTLGIAAAAQVAPLVDYVDLDGAALLAEDPFDGPGMGTDGRMRLNDAPGLGVTRRS from the coding sequence GTGAAGCTGAGCTGGGAAACCTTCGATCTGCGCACTGCGCACGCCTTCTCCATCGCTCGTCTGAAGGCGCCGCCGGTCCGCCGCGCCGTCTGGGTCCGCATCACCGATGCGGATGGAACCGAGGGCTGGGGAGAAGCAGCGCCGAATGTCTACTATGGTGAGACGGCTGAGACCGTCGAAGCGGTACTGACCCGCTATGTAGCCGCCGTGGAGGAGGCGTCGGCCGGCGATCCCTTCGCGCTGGAGCGGATCGAGCAGGCCGTGGAGCTGGCCGTGGGCCGTAACCCCGCGGCGCGCGTCGCGGTGTCTGCGGCACTGCACGACCTCGTCGGCAGGCGGCTCGGTGTGCCGGTCTGGAAACTGTGGGGACTCTCCCCCGATACCACGCCCGCCTCGTCGTTCACGCTCGGGCTGACCACTCCGGATGAGCTGCGCCAGTGGGTCCGGGACGCCGCCGGCTACCCGATCCTCAAGCTCAAGGTCGGCTCGCCCGGCGACGAGGAACTGCTGCGCGTCGTTCGGGAGGAGGCACCGGACGCGGTGATCCGGATCGACGCGAACACGGGCTGGACGCTCAAGGCGGCCGTCGCCCGGCTGCCCCTGCTGCACGAGCTCGGTGTCGAGCTGATCGAGCAGCCGTTCAGGGCGGACGACATCGAGTCGTTCCGCGTGCTCCGCGCCGAGTCCCCGATCCCGGTGGTTGCCGACGAGTCGTGCCGCACCGTCGCCGACATCCCGCGGCTGGTCGGCGCCGTGGACGGCGTCAACATCAAGCTCGAGAAGTGCGGTTCGCTGCGCGAAGCAGTGCGCATGGTGCACGTCGCGCGCGCGCATGGCATGCAGGTCATGCTCGGCTGCATGGTCACGAGCACACTCGGCATCGCGGCCGCCGCGCAGGTCGCGCCCCTGGTCGATTACGTCGACCTCGATGGCGCCGCACTCCTGGCCGAGGATCCCTTCGATGGGCCGGGCATGGGGACGGACGGCCGGATGCGCCTGAACGACGCACCCGGCCTGGGAGTGACTCGGCGGAGCTGA
- a CDS encoding sigma 54-interacting transcriptional regulator — translation MRPIIAVVQLGESFADVWQKLIEGEDAECVIAAGAEDLPPQVVACIVSAAGMETECVEAVQALRAAGARPVAVAGADTGHRAAAVALRAGASEYFALPGDQAALRGWLGERCAGARARERAGELARAERSRYDFTNIAGESEELLAALERASRVIPHRNATVLLTGETGTGKDLLARAIHYNGPRASQPFVEINCTAIPGTLLEAELFGFERGAFTDAKAAKPGLFEAAHGGTLFLDEIGDISLEAQAKLLRVLQDRQVRRLGSVRSFDIDVRVVAATNVDLSAAVSAGRFRSDLYYRLSVVPIQLPPLRDRGNDVLLLAERFLAEFAHDHDMPVPELNAGARRALVGHDWPGNIRELRNAIERAVLLGGPVLGRSDVLPDAPRAAAGVLPFPARMDEIEVAAAKAMVMRFDGNKSLAADALGISRSRLYRLLSEAAPPEA, via the coding sequence ATGCGACCGATCATCGCGGTCGTACAGCTGGGTGAGTCCTTCGCAGACGTCTGGCAGAAGCTGATCGAAGGTGAGGACGCGGAGTGCGTCATTGCGGCCGGGGCGGAGGACCTGCCGCCCCAGGTCGTTGCGTGCATCGTTTCTGCTGCGGGGATGGAGACCGAATGCGTGGAGGCGGTACAGGCACTGCGGGCGGCCGGCGCCCGGCCGGTCGCCGTGGCCGGCGCGGACACCGGGCATCGTGCGGCGGCCGTGGCACTGCGAGCAGGTGCGTCCGAATACTTCGCGCTGCCGGGTGACCAGGCGGCACTGCGCGGCTGGTTGGGTGAGCGCTGCGCAGGCGCACGCGCACGCGAGCGTGCTGGTGAGCTGGCGCGTGCGGAGCGCAGCAGGTACGACTTCACCAACATCGCCGGAGAGAGCGAGGAGCTCCTTGCGGCGCTGGAGCGCGCGTCTCGCGTGATCCCGCACCGGAATGCTACGGTCCTGCTCACGGGTGAGACCGGCACGGGCAAGGACCTGCTGGCTCGCGCCATCCACTACAACGGACCCCGCGCATCCCAGCCCTTCGTCGAGATCAACTGCACTGCGATTCCCGGCACGCTGCTGGAGGCGGAGCTGTTCGGTTTCGAGCGCGGGGCCTTCACCGACGCCAAGGCCGCGAAGCCGGGTCTGTTCGAAGCGGCGCACGGCGGGACGCTGTTCCTCGACGAGATCGGCGACATCTCACTGGAGGCGCAGGCCAAGCTGCTGCGCGTGCTGCAGGACAGGCAGGTGCGCAGACTGGGCAGCGTCCGGTCCTTCGACATCGATGTCCGGGTCGTTGCCGCGACCAACGTGGATCTGTCCGCAGCCGTTTCCGCAGGCAGGTTCCGGAGCGACCTCTACTACCGGCTGAGCGTGGTGCCCATCCAGCTCCCGCCGCTGCGCGACCGCGGCAACGATGTCCTGCTGCTCGCCGAGCGTTTCCTCGCCGAGTTCGCCCACGACCACGACATGCCGGTCCCTGAGCTGAACGCCGGCGCGCGGCGCGCCCTGGTCGGCCACGACTGGCCCGGCAATATCCGCGAGCTGCGCAACGCAATCGAGCGGGCGGTGCTGCTCGGCGGGCCGGTCCTCGGACGGAGCGACGTGCTGCCCGACGCGCCTCGTGCCGCGGCGGGCGTTCTGCCGTTTCCCGCGCGCATGGACGAAATCGAAGTTGCCGCGGCAAAGGCGATGGTCATGCGCTTCGACGGCAACAAGTCGCTCGCGGCTGATGCGCTCGGCATCAGTCGTTCGCGGCTGTACCGGCTGCTGAGTGAGGCGGCACCCCCGGAAGCGTAG
- a CDS encoding EamA family transporter, with protein sequence MTPAAPSRGKVAAAFAIVYVIWGSTYLAILYAIETLPPLLMAAARFLLAGGILFAWARSRGVPMPTRRQWLACAIAGLLMLMLGNGAVVWAETRIPSGVAALIVAIVPCWMVLLEWLRGGERPTGRVVAGLGLGLLGLVLLIGPEGIMGGDRIDRLGAGILVLGGFAWAAGSIFARGHDFPAPRMSTAAQMLAGGTGLVVLGTVFGEWGQLDLAGASMRSVLGLLYLVVFGSIIAYSAYVWLLRVSTPAKVSTYAYVNPVVAVFLGWLFAGEALTLRMGVAAAVIVAGVALITLKGPARRAAAAPKPEARRRRAA encoded by the coding sequence ATGACACCAGCCGCACCGAGCCGCGGGAAAGTTGCCGCGGCTTTTGCAATCGTATACGTCATCTGGGGATCCACCTACCTCGCGATCCTCTACGCAATCGAGACACTCCCGCCGCTGCTCATGGCGGCCGCACGCTTCCTCCTGGCGGGCGGGATCCTGTTCGCGTGGGCCCGCTCGCGAGGCGTGCCAATGCCGACGCGCAGGCAGTGGCTGGCATGCGCGATCGCCGGGCTGCTGATGCTGATGCTGGGCAACGGCGCCGTGGTATGGGCGGAAACGCGGATTCCCTCCGGCGTCGCCGCACTGATCGTAGCCATCGTGCCCTGCTGGATGGTGCTGCTGGAATGGCTGCGCGGTGGTGAGCGGCCAACCGGCCGCGTCGTGGCCGGTCTCGGGCTGGGCCTGCTCGGCCTGGTCCTGCTCATCGGACCCGAGGGGATCATGGGTGGTGATCGCATCGACCGCCTGGGCGCGGGGATCCTCGTGCTGGGCGGCTTCGCCTGGGCGGCAGGCTCGATCTTCGCCCGTGGCCACGATTTCCCTGCCCCCCGCATGTCCACGGCGGCGCAGATGCTGGCCGGCGGCACCGGCCTGGTCGTGCTCGGCACCGTCTTCGGCGAGTGGGGGCAGTTGGACCTGGCCGGTGCGAGCATGCGCTCCGTCCTCGGGCTGCTCTACCTCGTCGTTTTCGGCAGCATCATCGCGTACTCGGCGTACGTCTGGCTGCTGCGCGTCAGCACGCCGGCCAAGGTCTCGACGTACGCGTACGTGAATCCGGTGGTCGCGGTCTTCCTCGGGTGGCTCTTTGCGGGCGAGGCACTGACGCTGCGGATGGGGGTTGCCGCAGCCGTCATCGTGGCGGGCGTTGCACTGATCACGCTCAAGGGACCGGCGCGGCGGGCGGCGGCGGCGCCGAAGCCGGAGGCGCGGCGGAGGCGGGCGGCATGA